From the genome of Neodiprion pinetum isolate iyNeoPine1 chromosome 3, iyNeoPine1.2, whole genome shotgun sequence, one region includes:
- the Liprin-alpha gene encoding liprin-alpha-1 isoform X1 yields the protein MWNMMCDVMPTISEDSISQRSSQFSGEDANFEQLMVSMLDERDKLMDSLRESQERLQEAEARLQEVEKERDALNRQINANIPQEFSQLTKELTAARESLLEREEEISELKAERNNTRLLLEHLECLVSRHERSLRMTVVKRQAAAQSGVSSEVEVLKALKSLFEHHKALDEKVRERLRVALERNTTLEEDLAHTKEELQQYKISGHQPKSIDDRPKENGQTDDSQQQNKNHADQQGNHQQQQQQQQQQQQQQQQQQQQQQQLQNQSISNSGSTRLSNGSLDPTEQDSAVRVIDLQATVDKQSNELSTWQRRVAEMSGRVAELEETLSKAQKDLLKSQESNVKLQRDLRENVAQKEDQEERITTLEKRYLNAQRESTSLHDLNEKLEQELQHKEAQLKLQEEKIAAIQEKLELAEQKLAQYSKLPEMEEQLKQRMEALTQVRRPNQQAQERHGSAEDRIQRLEAQLEEKNAEVMRLNQRLKMNEEHNTRLSTTVDKLLSESNERLQVHLKERMHALEEKNALTQELEKTRKIAEELQNEKTEIVKELGKARLEIDNVKRQMLQQEIAFNIQQTDALTRSLSPNVVDPGSFSRSASHSSFDTHSLPRRGVKRPPMDDDSTKGYVARTLAEQEWEKLQQAHVLANVQQAFDVSSDAEGDGDNESIFSSAADVISPTGHTDAQTLALMLQEQLDAINNEIRLIQEEKQSTEARAEELESRVGSLEHMNLLARGRSLERASPPLSGRSTPKSHHSPNRDYLHKYHTAPASMSPAHLHQYAATLVSPGQLSESLPASQLQLSGEELHSVSERDSTGGGGSGGSGAASPLTARSLRLERVAQALAHSQEELRRRTGQSGFPSSGYSVHRHGQHNNSALNSGTPPSPLSSRHSSQDSLHKNNLSGVGLPIGQLSSSHLHMQANMSPATAAAVAAAQKKKGIKSSLGRFFSKKEKVKGKDTTMPGDVPGMGGASTPADPDYGDNISLAGTLGGKGDFDHRKKKSILDSSRHELLAGAMKAGTPFALWNGPTIVVWLELWVGMPAWYVAACRANVKSGAIMSALSDTEIQREIGISNPLHRLKLRLAIQEMVSLTSPSAPKTSRTTLAFGDMNHEWIGNVWLPSLGLPQYRSTFMECLVDARMLDHLTKKDLRGQLRMVDSFHRTSLQYGISCLKRLNYDRQQWEERRRIAETANVDVLVWSNDRVIRFIQSIGLKEYGDNLLESGVHGALIALDESFDANSLALALQIPTQNTQARQLLEREFGNLVAVGTDRRPDESNSLKS from the exons ATGTGGAACATGATGTGCGACGTGATGCCGACGATATCGGAAGACAGCATCAGTCAGCGGAGTTCCCAGTTCTCGGGCGAGGATGCGAACTTCGAACAGCTGATGGTGTCGATGCTCGACGAGCGCGACAAGCTGATGGACTCGCTCAGGGAGAGCCAAGAGCGACTCCAGGAGGCCGAGGCTCGTCTCCAGGAGGTTGAGAAGGAGCGCGACGCCCTCAACCGACAGATAAACGCGAACATTCCCCAG GAATTCTCTCAGTTAACGAAAGAGTTGACAGCGGCAAGGGAGAGTCTTCTCGAAAGGGAGGAGGAAATATCCGAATTAAAAGCTGAAAGGAACAACACCAGG CTCTTGTTAGAACATCTAGAATGCCTAGTATCGAGGCACGAACGTTCCCTGAGGATGACGGTGGTGAAAAGACAGGCCGCGGCACAGTCAGGAGTATCGTCAGAGGTGGAAGTACTGAAGGCGTTGAAAAGCCTGTTCGAGCATCACAAAGCCCTCGACGAAAAG GTGCGAGAACGATTGCGAGTCGCCCTAGAAAGAAATACTACGCTTGAGGAAGACTTAGCCCATACCAAAGAAGAG CTTCAGCAGTATAAAATCAGCGGACATCAGCCCAAGTCGATTGACGATAGACCTAAGGAGAATGGTCAGACTGACGATAGTCAGCAGCAAAACAAG AATCATGCAGACCAGCAAGGGAAccatcaacaacagcaacaacaacaacaacaacaacaacaacaacaacaacaacaacaacaacagcagcagcaactaCAAAACCAAAGTATCTCCAACTCTGGGTCAACCAGGCTAAGCAACGGCAGCCTCGATCCCACCGAGCAAGACTCTGCTGTAAGAGTAATTGACTTGCAGGCTACCGTTGATAAGCAG AGCAACGAATTAAGTACATGGCAGCGTCGGGTAGCAGAAATGAGCGGGCGAGTAGCCGAACTCGAAGAAACGTTATCTAAGGCGCAAAAAGACCTTTTGAAATCACAGGAGAGTAACGTCAAGCTGCAGAGAGATCTCAGGGAAAATGTGGCGCAGAAGGAGGACCAGGAGGAGAGGATAACAACGCTGGAAAAGAGATATCTTAACGCTCAAAGAGAATCGACTAGTCTTCACGATCTTAACGAAAAATTGGAGCAAGAGCTTCAGCACAAAGAAGCTCAGCTTAAG ctacaagaagaaaaaatagcTGCCATACAAGAGAAGCTTGAATTAGCTGAACAAAAACTTGCCCAGTATTCGAAACTGCCAGAAATGGAAGAGCAGCTGAAGCAGAGGATGGAGGCTCTGACCCAGGTGAGGAGGCCCAACCAG CAGGCTCAAGAGAGACACGGTAGCGCGGAGGACAGAATTCAAAGGCTAGAAGCGCAGCTAGAGGAAAAGAATGCAGAAGTAATGAGATTAAATCAACGGCTAAAAATGAACGAGGAGCATAATACTCGATTGAGTACAACGGTCGACAAGCTGTTATCTG aATCTAACGAGAGATTACAAGTTCATTTGAAGGAGAGAATGCACGCTTTGGAGGAGAAAAATGCGCTCACCCAAGAGCttgaaaaaacaagaaagatCGCCGAGGAACTGCAGAATGAAAAGACGGAGATTGTCAAAGAGCTTGGTAAAGCAAGGCTCGAAATTGACAATGTTAAACGTCAAATGCTCCAACAAGAAATAGCCTTTAACATTCAACAGACCGATGCATTGACCAGAAGTCTCTCACCGAACGTCGTCGATCCCGGTAGCTTTTCACGAAGCGCTAGTCACAGCAGTTTCGATACACATTCGTTACCAAGACGAGGAGTGAAGCGACCGCCGATGGACGACGATTCCACAAAG GGTTACGTTGCGCGAACGTTAGCCGAACAGGAATGGGAGAAATTACAACAAGCCCACGTGCTGGCCAATGTACAGCAGGCCTTTGATGTTTCGAGTGACGCTGAAGGGGACGGAGATAATGAAAGCATATTTAGCTCAGCCGCTGATGTTATCAGTCCGACGGGTCATACGGATGCTCAAACTCTCGCGTTGATGCTTCAAGAACAATTAGACgctataaataatgaaatcagATTGATACAG GAGGAAAAACAGAGTACGGAAGCTAGAGCCGAGGAACTTGAGTCTCGAGTTGGAAGTTTGGAACACATGAACCTTCTTGCACGAGGGCGAAGTTTGGAGAGAGCTTCGCCACCGTTGAGCGGACGTTCGACCCCAAAATCACATCACAGTCCGAACAGAGATTATCTTCACAAATATCACACC GCACCAGCTTCAATGTCGCCAGCACACCTCCATCAGTACGCAGCAACTCTCGTCAGTCCTGGCCAACTTTCAGAGTCCCTTCCGGCAAGCCAG CTGCAGTTGTCTGGAGAGGAATTACATTCGGTCAGTGAAAGAGACAGCACCGGTGGAGGAGGGAGCGGAGGAAGCGGCGCTGCATCTCCACTCACTGCCAGGTCGTTGCGATTGGAACGAGTCGCACAGGCGCTGGCGCACAGTCAAGAAGAGTTACGAAG ACGCACAGGGCAAAGTGGATTCCCGAGTAGCGGTTACTCCGTGCACAG GCATGGACAACATAACAACAGCGCACTCAATTCTGGGACTCCCCCTTCTCCATTGTCCTCACGCCACAGCAGCCAGGACAGTTTGCACAAAAACAATCTAAGCGGTGTCGGACTTCCCATCGGTCAACTTTCCAGCTCGCATCTTCACATGCAGGCCAATATGAGTCCGGCAACGGCCGCCGCCGTCGCCGCAGCGCAAAAGAAAAAGGGCATCAAGAGCAGTCTTGGAAGATTCTTTAGTAAAAAGGAAAAG gTCAAAGGAAAGGACACCACCATGCCAGGGGATGTTCCGGGAATGGGTGGTGCAAGCACACCAGCTGATCCTGATTATGGAGACAACATTTCGCTGGCTGGAACATTGGGTGGTAAAGGTGACTTCGATcataggaaaaagaaaag TATACTAGACTCTTCTCGACACGAACTCTTGGCTGGTGCCATGAAGGCGGGAACTCCTTTCGCTCTGTGGAATGGACCAACAATAGTAGTTTGGCTCGAATTGTGGGTAGGAATGCCTGCTTGGTATGTCGCCGCATGTCGGGCGAATGTTAAAAGCGGAGCGATAATGAGCGCTCTGAGCGATACCGAAATACAGCGAGAGATAGGAATCAG CAATCCCTTACACCGCTTGAAGCTCAGACTAGCCATACAAGAAATGGTCTCCCTCACCAGCCCCTCTGCACCAAAAACTTCGCGCACCACCCTGGCCTTCGGTGACATGAACCATGAATGGATAGGCAACGTCTGGCTTCCCAGTCTTGGACTCCCTCAATACCGATCCACCTTTATGGAGTGCCTTGTAGACGCAAGAATGCTCGATCACTTGACCAAAAAGGATCTCAGAGGGCAGTTGAGGATGGTCGATAGCTTTCACAG AACGAGTTTACAGTACGGTATATCCTGTCTGAAGAGGTTGAATTACGATCGGCAGCAGTGGGAGGAGCGACGCAGAATCGCTGAGACAGCAAACGTCGACGTTCTGGTTTGGAGTAACGATCGCGTTATAAGATTCATACAATCTATAGGTTTAAAA gAATACGGTGATAATCTTCTGGAATCCGGTGTACACGGTGCGTTGATAGCGTTGGACGAAAGTTTTGACGCAAATAGTCTCGCTCTCGCCCTACAAATTCCTACCCAAAATACCCAG GCTAGGCAGCTACTCGAAAGAGAGTTCGGAAATTTGGTGGCGGTAGGAACCGACAGGCGACCGGACGAATCAAATAGTCTTAAATCTTGA
- the Liprin-alpha gene encoding liprin-alpha-1 isoform X6 translates to MWNMMCDVMPTISEDSISQRSSQFSGEDANFEQLMVSMLDERDKLMDSLRESQERLQEAEARLQEVEKERDALNRQINANIPQEFSQLTKELTAARESLLEREEEISELKAERNNTRLLLEHLECLVSRHERSLRMTVVKRQAAAQSGVSSEVEVLKALKSLFEHHKALDEKVRERLRVALERNTTLEEDLAHTKEELQQYKISGHQPKSIDDRPKENGQTDDSQQQNKSNELSTWQRRVAEMSGRVAELEETLSKAQKDLLKSQESNVKLQRDLRENVAQKEDQEERITTLEKRYLNAQRESTSLHDLNEKLEQELQHKEAQLKLQEEKIAAIQEKLELAEQKLAQYSKLPEMEEQLKQRMEALTQVRRPNQQAQERHGSAEDRIQRLEAQLEEKNAEVMRLNQRLKMNEEHNTRLSTTVDKLLSESNERLQVHLKERMHALEEKNALTQELEKTRKIAEELQNEKTEIVKELGKARLEIDNVKRQMLQQEIAFNIQQTDALTRSLSPNVVDPGSFSRSASHSSFDTHSLPRRGVKRPPMDDDSTKGYVARTLAEQEWEKLQQAHVLANVQQAFDVSSDAEGDGDNESIFSSAADVISPTGHTDAQTLALMLQEQLDAINNEIRLIQEEKQSTEARAEELESRVGSLEHMNLLARGRSLERASPPLSGRSTPKSHHSPNRDYLHKYHTAPASMSPAHLHQYAATLVSPGQLSESLPASQLQLSGEELHSVSERDSTGGGGSGGSGAASPLTARSLRLERVAQALAHSQEELRRRTGQSGFPSSGYSVHRHGQHNNSALNSGTPPSPLSSRHSSQDSLHKNNLSGVGLPIGQLSSSHLHMQANMSPATAAAVAAAQKKKGIKSSLGRFFSKKEKVKGKDTTMPGDVPGMGGASTPADPDYGDNISLAGTLGGKGDFDHRKKKSILDSSRHELLAGAMKAGTPFALWNGPTIVVWLELWVGMPAWYVAACRANVKSGAIMSALSDTEIQREIGISNPLHRLKLRLAIQEMVSLTSPSAPKTSRTTLAFGDMNHEWIGNVWLPSLGLPQYRSTFMECLVDARMLDHLTKKDLRGQLRMVDSFHRTSLQYGISCLKRLNYDRQQWEERRRIAETANVDVLVWSNDRVIRFIQSIGLKEYGDNLLESGVHGALIALDESFDANSLALALQIPTQNTQARQLLEREFGNLVAVGTDRRPDESNSLKS, encoded by the exons ATGTGGAACATGATGTGCGACGTGATGCCGACGATATCGGAAGACAGCATCAGTCAGCGGAGTTCCCAGTTCTCGGGCGAGGATGCGAACTTCGAACAGCTGATGGTGTCGATGCTCGACGAGCGCGACAAGCTGATGGACTCGCTCAGGGAGAGCCAAGAGCGACTCCAGGAGGCCGAGGCTCGTCTCCAGGAGGTTGAGAAGGAGCGCGACGCCCTCAACCGACAGATAAACGCGAACATTCCCCAG GAATTCTCTCAGTTAACGAAAGAGTTGACAGCGGCAAGGGAGAGTCTTCTCGAAAGGGAGGAGGAAATATCCGAATTAAAAGCTGAAAGGAACAACACCAGG CTCTTGTTAGAACATCTAGAATGCCTAGTATCGAGGCACGAACGTTCCCTGAGGATGACGGTGGTGAAAAGACAGGCCGCGGCACAGTCAGGAGTATCGTCAGAGGTGGAAGTACTGAAGGCGTTGAAAAGCCTGTTCGAGCATCACAAAGCCCTCGACGAAAAG GTGCGAGAACGATTGCGAGTCGCCCTAGAAAGAAATACTACGCTTGAGGAAGACTTAGCCCATACCAAAGAAGAG CTTCAGCAGTATAAAATCAGCGGACATCAGCCCAAGTCGATTGACGATAGACCTAAGGAGAATGGTCAGACTGACGATAGTCAGCAGCAAAACAAG AGCAACGAATTAAGTACATGGCAGCGTCGGGTAGCAGAAATGAGCGGGCGAGTAGCCGAACTCGAAGAAACGTTATCTAAGGCGCAAAAAGACCTTTTGAAATCACAGGAGAGTAACGTCAAGCTGCAGAGAGATCTCAGGGAAAATGTGGCGCAGAAGGAGGACCAGGAGGAGAGGATAACAACGCTGGAAAAGAGATATCTTAACGCTCAAAGAGAATCGACTAGTCTTCACGATCTTAACGAAAAATTGGAGCAAGAGCTTCAGCACAAAGAAGCTCAGCTTAAG ctacaagaagaaaaaatagcTGCCATACAAGAGAAGCTTGAATTAGCTGAACAAAAACTTGCCCAGTATTCGAAACTGCCAGAAATGGAAGAGCAGCTGAAGCAGAGGATGGAGGCTCTGACCCAGGTGAGGAGGCCCAACCAG CAGGCTCAAGAGAGACACGGTAGCGCGGAGGACAGAATTCAAAGGCTAGAAGCGCAGCTAGAGGAAAAGAATGCAGAAGTAATGAGATTAAATCAACGGCTAAAAATGAACGAGGAGCATAATACTCGATTGAGTACAACGGTCGACAAGCTGTTATCTG aATCTAACGAGAGATTACAAGTTCATTTGAAGGAGAGAATGCACGCTTTGGAGGAGAAAAATGCGCTCACCCAAGAGCttgaaaaaacaagaaagatCGCCGAGGAACTGCAGAATGAAAAGACGGAGATTGTCAAAGAGCTTGGTAAAGCAAGGCTCGAAATTGACAATGTTAAACGTCAAATGCTCCAACAAGAAATAGCCTTTAACATTCAACAGACCGATGCATTGACCAGAAGTCTCTCACCGAACGTCGTCGATCCCGGTAGCTTTTCACGAAGCGCTAGTCACAGCAGTTTCGATACACATTCGTTACCAAGACGAGGAGTGAAGCGACCGCCGATGGACGACGATTCCACAAAG GGTTACGTTGCGCGAACGTTAGCCGAACAGGAATGGGAGAAATTACAACAAGCCCACGTGCTGGCCAATGTACAGCAGGCCTTTGATGTTTCGAGTGACGCTGAAGGGGACGGAGATAATGAAAGCATATTTAGCTCAGCCGCTGATGTTATCAGTCCGACGGGTCATACGGATGCTCAAACTCTCGCGTTGATGCTTCAAGAACAATTAGACgctataaataatgaaatcagATTGATACAG GAGGAAAAACAGAGTACGGAAGCTAGAGCCGAGGAACTTGAGTCTCGAGTTGGAAGTTTGGAACACATGAACCTTCTTGCACGAGGGCGAAGTTTGGAGAGAGCTTCGCCACCGTTGAGCGGACGTTCGACCCCAAAATCACATCACAGTCCGAACAGAGATTATCTTCACAAATATCACACC GCACCAGCTTCAATGTCGCCAGCACACCTCCATCAGTACGCAGCAACTCTCGTCAGTCCTGGCCAACTTTCAGAGTCCCTTCCGGCAAGCCAG CTGCAGTTGTCTGGAGAGGAATTACATTCGGTCAGTGAAAGAGACAGCACCGGTGGAGGAGGGAGCGGAGGAAGCGGCGCTGCATCTCCACTCACTGCCAGGTCGTTGCGATTGGAACGAGTCGCACAGGCGCTGGCGCACAGTCAAGAAGAGTTACGAAG ACGCACAGGGCAAAGTGGATTCCCGAGTAGCGGTTACTCCGTGCACAG GCATGGACAACATAACAACAGCGCACTCAATTCTGGGACTCCCCCTTCTCCATTGTCCTCACGCCACAGCAGCCAGGACAGTTTGCACAAAAACAATCTAAGCGGTGTCGGACTTCCCATCGGTCAACTTTCCAGCTCGCATCTTCACATGCAGGCCAATATGAGTCCGGCAACGGCCGCCGCCGTCGCCGCAGCGCAAAAGAAAAAGGGCATCAAGAGCAGTCTTGGAAGATTCTTTAGTAAAAAGGAAAAG gTCAAAGGAAAGGACACCACCATGCCAGGGGATGTTCCGGGAATGGGTGGTGCAAGCACACCAGCTGATCCTGATTATGGAGACAACATTTCGCTGGCTGGAACATTGGGTGGTAAAGGTGACTTCGATcataggaaaaagaaaag TATACTAGACTCTTCTCGACACGAACTCTTGGCTGGTGCCATGAAGGCGGGAACTCCTTTCGCTCTGTGGAATGGACCAACAATAGTAGTTTGGCTCGAATTGTGGGTAGGAATGCCTGCTTGGTATGTCGCCGCATGTCGGGCGAATGTTAAAAGCGGAGCGATAATGAGCGCTCTGAGCGATACCGAAATACAGCGAGAGATAGGAATCAG CAATCCCTTACACCGCTTGAAGCTCAGACTAGCCATACAAGAAATGGTCTCCCTCACCAGCCCCTCTGCACCAAAAACTTCGCGCACCACCCTGGCCTTCGGTGACATGAACCATGAATGGATAGGCAACGTCTGGCTTCCCAGTCTTGGACTCCCTCAATACCGATCCACCTTTATGGAGTGCCTTGTAGACGCAAGAATGCTCGATCACTTGACCAAAAAGGATCTCAGAGGGCAGTTGAGGATGGTCGATAGCTTTCACAG AACGAGTTTACAGTACGGTATATCCTGTCTGAAGAGGTTGAATTACGATCGGCAGCAGTGGGAGGAGCGACGCAGAATCGCTGAGACAGCAAACGTCGACGTTCTGGTTTGGAGTAACGATCGCGTTATAAGATTCATACAATCTATAGGTTTAAAA gAATACGGTGATAATCTTCTGGAATCCGGTGTACACGGTGCGTTGATAGCGTTGGACGAAAGTTTTGACGCAAATAGTCTCGCTCTCGCCCTACAAATTCCTACCCAAAATACCCAG GCTAGGCAGCTACTCGAAAGAGAGTTCGGAAATTTGGTGGCGGTAGGAACCGACAGGCGACCGGACGAATCAAATAGTCTTAAATCTTGA
- the Liprin-alpha gene encoding liprin-alpha-1 isoform X4 yields MWNMMCDVMPTISEDSISQRSSQFSGEDANFEQLMVSMLDERDKLMDSLRESQERLQEAEARLQEVEKERDALNRQINANIPQEFSQLTKELTAARESLLEREEEISELKAERNNTRLLLEHLECLVSRHERSLRMTVVKRQAAAQSGVSSEVEVLKALKSLFEHHKALDEKVRERLRVALERNTTLEEDLAHTKEEVKLTKVFSSIKSADISPSRLTIDLRRMVRLTIVSSKTSVVIGQNHADQQGNHQQQQQQQQQQQQQQQQQQQQQQQLQNQSISNSGSTRLSNGSLDPTEQDSAVRVIDLQATVDKQSNELSTWQRRVAEMSGRVAELEETLSKAQKDLLKSQESNVKLQRDLRENVAQKEDQEERITTLEKRYLNAQRESTSLHDLNEKLEQELQHKEAQLKLQEEKIAAIQEKLELAEQKLAQYSKLPEMEEQLKQRMEALTQVRRPNQQAQERHGSAEDRIQRLEAQLEEKNAEVMRLNQRLKMNEEHNTRLSTTVDKLLSESNERLQVHLKERMHALEEKNALTQELEKTRKIAEELQNEKTEIVKELGKARLEIDNVKRQMLQQEIAFNIQQTDALTRSLSPNVVDPGSFSRSASHSSFDTHSLPRRGVKRPPMDDDSTKGYVARTLAEQEWEKLQQAHVLANVQQAFDVSSDAEGDGDNESIFSSAADVISPTGHTDAQTLALMLQEQLDAINNEIRLIQEEKQSTEARAEELESRVGSLEHMNLLARGRSLERASPPLSGRSTPKSHHSPNRDYLHKYHTAPASMSPAHLHQYAATLVSPGQLSESLPASQLQLSGEELHSVSERDSTGGGGSGGSGAASPLTARSLRLERVAQALAHSQEELRSSQDSLHKNNLSGVGLPIGQLSSSHLHMQANMSPATAAAVAAAQKKKGIKSSLGRFFSKKEKVKGKDTTMPGDVPGMGGASTPADPDYGDNISLAGTLGGKGDFDHRKKKSILDSSRHELLAGAMKAGTPFALWNGPTIVVWLELWVGMPAWYVAACRANVKSGAIMSALSDTEIQREIGISNPLHRLKLRLAIQEMVSLTSPSAPKTSRTTLAFGDMNHEWIGNVWLPSLGLPQYRSTFMECLVDARMLDHLTKKDLRGQLRMVDSFHRTSLQYGISCLKRLNYDRQQWEERRRIAETANVDVLVWSNDRVIRFIQSIGLKEYGDNLLESGVHGALIALDESFDANSLALALQIPTQNTQARQLLEREFGNLVAVGTDRRPDESNSLKS; encoded by the exons ATGTGGAACATGATGTGCGACGTGATGCCGACGATATCGGAAGACAGCATCAGTCAGCGGAGTTCCCAGTTCTCGGGCGAGGATGCGAACTTCGAACAGCTGATGGTGTCGATGCTCGACGAGCGCGACAAGCTGATGGACTCGCTCAGGGAGAGCCAAGAGCGACTCCAGGAGGCCGAGGCTCGTCTCCAGGAGGTTGAGAAGGAGCGCGACGCCCTCAACCGACAGATAAACGCGAACATTCCCCAG GAATTCTCTCAGTTAACGAAAGAGTTGACAGCGGCAAGGGAGAGTCTTCTCGAAAGGGAGGAGGAAATATCCGAATTAAAAGCTGAAAGGAACAACACCAGG CTCTTGTTAGAACATCTAGAATGCCTAGTATCGAGGCACGAACGTTCCCTGAGGATGACGGTGGTGAAAAGACAGGCCGCGGCACAGTCAGGAGTATCGTCAGAGGTGGAAGTACTGAAGGCGTTGAAAAGCCTGTTCGAGCATCACAAAGCCCTCGACGAAAAG GTGCGAGAACGATTGCGAGTCGCCCTAGAAAGAAATACTACGCTTGAGGAAGACTTAGCCCATACCAAAGAAGAGGTGAAGTTGACAAAAGT CTTCAGCAGTATAAAATCAGCGGACATCAGCCCAAGTCGATTGACGATAGACCTAAGGAGAATGGTCAGACTGACGATAGTCAGCAGCAAAACAAG TGTTGTGATCGGGCAGAATCATGCAGACCAGCAAGGGAAccatcaacaacagcaacaacaacaacaacaacaacaacaacaacaacaacaacaacaacaacagcagcagcaactaCAAAACCAAAGTATCTCCAACTCTGGGTCAACCAGGCTAAGCAACGGCAGCCTCGATCCCACCGAGCAAGACTCTGCTGTAAGAGTAATTGACTTGCAGGCTACCGTTGATAAGCAG AGCAACGAATTAAGTACATGGCAGCGTCGGGTAGCAGAAATGAGCGGGCGAGTAGCCGAACTCGAAGAAACGTTATCTAAGGCGCAAAAAGACCTTTTGAAATCACAGGAGAGTAACGTCAAGCTGCAGAGAGATCTCAGGGAAAATGTGGCGCAGAAGGAGGACCAGGAGGAGAGGATAACAACGCTGGAAAAGAGATATCTTAACGCTCAAAGAGAATCGACTAGTCTTCACGATCTTAACGAAAAATTGGAGCAAGAGCTTCAGCACAAAGAAGCTCAGCTTAAG ctacaagaagaaaaaatagcTGCCATACAAGAGAAGCTTGAATTAGCTGAACAAAAACTTGCCCAGTATTCGAAACTGCCAGAAATGGAAGAGCAGCTGAAGCAGAGGATGGAGGCTCTGACCCAGGTGAGGAGGCCCAACCAG CAGGCTCAAGAGAGACACGGTAGCGCGGAGGACAGAATTCAAAGGCTAGAAGCGCAGCTAGAGGAAAAGAATGCAGAAGTAATGAGATTAAATCAACGGCTAAAAATGAACGAGGAGCATAATACTCGATTGAGTACAACGGTCGACAAGCTGTTATCTG aATCTAACGAGAGATTACAAGTTCATTTGAAGGAGAGAATGCACGCTTTGGAGGAGAAAAATGCGCTCACCCAAGAGCttgaaaaaacaagaaagatCGCCGAGGAACTGCAGAATGAAAAGACGGAGATTGTCAAAGAGCTTGGTAAAGCAAGGCTCGAAATTGACAATGTTAAACGTCAAATGCTCCAACAAGAAATAGCCTTTAACATTCAACAGACCGATGCATTGACCAGAAGTCTCTCACCGAACGTCGTCGATCCCGGTAGCTTTTCACGAAGCGCTAGTCACAGCAGTTTCGATACACATTCGTTACCAAGACGAGGAGTGAAGCGACCGCCGATGGACGACGATTCCACAAAG GGTTACGTTGCGCGAACGTTAGCCGAACAGGAATGGGAGAAATTACAACAAGCCCACGTGCTGGCCAATGTACAGCAGGCCTTTGATGTTTCGAGTGACGCTGAAGGGGACGGAGATAATGAAAGCATATTTAGCTCAGCCGCTGATGTTATCAGTCCGACGGGTCATACGGATGCTCAAACTCTCGCGTTGATGCTTCAAGAACAATTAGACgctataaataatgaaatcagATTGATACAG GAGGAAAAACAGAGTACGGAAGCTAGAGCCGAGGAACTTGAGTCTCGAGTTGGAAGTTTGGAACACATGAACCTTCTTGCACGAGGGCGAAGTTTGGAGAGAGCTTCGCCACCGTTGAGCGGACGTTCGACCCCAAAATCACATCACAGTCCGAACAGAGATTATCTTCACAAATATCACACC GCACCAGCTTCAATGTCGCCAGCACACCTCCATCAGTACGCAGCAACTCTCGTCAGTCCTGGCCAACTTTCAGAGTCCCTTCCGGCAAGCCAG CTGCAGTTGTCTGGAGAGGAATTACATTCGGTCAGTGAAAGAGACAGCACCGGTGGAGGAGGGAGCGGAGGAAGCGGCGCTGCATCTCCACTCACTGCCAGGTCGTTGCGATTGGAACGAGTCGCACAGGCGCTGGCGCACAGTCAAGAAGAGTTACGAAG CAGCCAGGACAGTTTGCACAAAAACAATCTAAGCGGTGTCGGACTTCCCATCGGTCAACTTTCCAGCTCGCATCTTCACATGCAGGCCAATATGAGTCCGGCAACGGCCGCCGCCGTCGCCGCAGCGCAAAAGAAAAAGGGCATCAAGAGCAGTCTTGGAAGATTCTTTAGTAAAAAGGAAAAG gTCAAAGGAAAGGACACCACCATGCCAGGGGATGTTCCGGGAATGGGTGGTGCAAGCACACCAGCTGATCCTGATTATGGAGACAACATTTCGCTGGCTGGAACATTGGGTGGTAAAGGTGACTTCGATcataggaaaaagaaaag TATACTAGACTCTTCTCGACACGAACTCTTGGCTGGTGCCATGAAGGCGGGAACTCCTTTCGCTCTGTGGAATGGACCAACAATAGTAGTTTGGCTCGAATTGTGGGTAGGAATGCCTGCTTGGTATGTCGCCGCATGTCGGGCGAATGTTAAAAGCGGAGCGATAATGAGCGCTCTGAGCGATACCGAAATACAGCGAGAGATAGGAATCAG CAATCCCTTACACCGCTTGAAGCTCAGACTAGCCATACAAGAAATGGTCTCCCTCACCAGCCCCTCTGCACCAAAAACTTCGCGCACCACCCTGGCCTTCGGTGACATGAACCATGAATGGATAGGCAACGTCTGGCTTCCCAGTCTTGGACTCCCTCAATACCGATCCACCTTTATGGAGTGCCTTGTAGACGCAAGAATGCTCGATCACTTGACCAAAAAGGATCTCAGAGGGCAGTTGAGGATGGTCGATAGCTTTCACAG AACGAGTTTACAGTACGGTATATCCTGTCTGAAGAGGTTGAATTACGATCGGCAGCAGTGGGAGGAGCGACGCAGAATCGCTGAGACAGCAAACGTCGACGTTCTGGTTTGGAGTAACGATCGCGTTATAAGATTCATACAATCTATAGGTTTAAAA gAATACGGTGATAATCTTCTGGAATCCGGTGTACACGGTGCGTTGATAGCGTTGGACGAAAGTTTTGACGCAAATAGTCTCGCTCTCGCCCTACAAATTCCTACCCAAAATACCCAG GCTAGGCAGCTACTCGAAAGAGAGTTCGGAAATTTGGTGGCGGTAGGAACCGACAGGCGACCGGACGAATCAAATAGTCTTAAATCTTGA